One Acidobacteriota bacterium genomic window carries:
- a CDS encoding alpha/beta fold hydrolase, with translation MPSLDLQGVRLHYEDSGPAPGAGQGSQTLLFAHGLLWDGRLWEPQIEAFRDRYRCITFDFRGQGRTEVTDDGYDMDTLAEDAAALIEALDIGPCHFVGLSMGGFVGMRVAARRPELVRSLCLLETSSEPEPRKNVPRYRLLNFIARWFGLGLVAGRVMKILFGRTFLHDPTRADERRELRRRLVGNHRIGISRAVDGVIERQGIEGELGKIQAPTLILVGDEDVATIPAKSQRIHEGIAGSQLVIIPQAGHTSNLEQPEAVNAALEEFLTGVSAS, from the coding sequence ATGCCCAGCCTAGACCTCCAAGGGGTCCGTCTTCACTACGAGGATTCGGGGCCGGCACCAGGCGCAGGGCAAGGCTCGCAGACCCTCCTCTTCGCCCACGGCTTGCTGTGGGACGGGCGGCTGTGGGAGCCGCAGATCGAAGCCTTCCGGGATCGCTACCGCTGCATCACCTTCGACTTCCGCGGCCAGGGTCGTACCGAGGTCACCGACGACGGCTACGACATGGACACCCTGGCAGAGGACGCGGCGGCCCTCATCGAAGCGCTGGACATCGGCCCCTGCCATTTCGTCGGACTCTCCATGGGCGGCTTCGTGGGCATGCGGGTGGCGGCCCGGCGGCCGGAGCTGGTGCGCTCCCTCTGCCTGCTGGAGACCTCCTCCGAGCCGGAGCCGCGAAAAAACGTGCCGCGCTACCGCCTGCTCAATTTCATCGCCCGCTGGTTCGGTCTCGGATTGGTGGCGGGGAGAGTGATGAAGATCCTCTTCGGCCGCACCTTCCTCCACGACCCCACCCGCGCCGACGAGCGCCGGGAGCTACGCCGGCGCCTGGTGGGCAACCACCGCATCGGCATCTCCCGCGCCGTCGATGGCGTCATCGAGCGTCAGGGAATCGAGGGCGAGCTAGGCAAGATCCAGGCTCCGACCCTGATTCTCGTCGGCGACGAAGACGTCGCCACCATCCCCGCCAAATCCCAACGCATCCACGAAGGCATCGCCGGCTCCCAGCTGGTGATCATTCCCCAGGCCGGCCACACCTCCAACCTCGAGCAGCCGGAAGCGGTGAACGCGGCGCTGGAGGAATTCCTGACGGGGGTGAGCGCTTCATAG
- a CDS encoding tRNA (cytidine(34)-2'-O)-methyltransferase has translation MSQEPTPKATPNRHLHVVLVHPEIHWNTGNAGRTCLAAGAQLHLVEPLGFDLDDRRVRRAGLDYWPRVAPRVWSGWPELEAELPALGEPFFFSADGERDLWEVSFPERPVLVFGRESVGLPAELREAYRDRLLRLPMADPQLRSLNLSTAVAVALYEVLRQRRERGR, from the coding sequence CAACCCCCAAAGCCACCCCGAACCGCCACCTCCACGTCGTCCTGGTGCACCCGGAAATCCACTGGAACACCGGCAACGCCGGGCGCACCTGCTTGGCCGCCGGGGCGCAGCTGCACCTGGTGGAGCCGTTGGGGTTCGACCTCGACGACCGGCGGGTGCGGCGGGCGGGGCTCGATTATTGGCCCCGGGTGGCGCCCCGGGTGTGGTCCGGCTGGCCGGAGCTGGAGGCCGAGCTGCCGGCGTTGGGGGAGCCGTTTTTCTTTTCCGCCGACGGTGAGCGGGATCTGTGGGAGGTGTCGTTCCCCGAGCGCCCGGTGCTGGTCTTCGGCCGCGAGTCGGTAGGCCTGCCGGCGGAGCTGCGGGAGGCCTACCGGGATCGCCTGCTGCGCCTGCCCATGGCGGATCCCCAACTGCGCTCCCTCAACCTCTCAACGGCGGTTGCCGTGGCCCTGTACGAGGTACTGCGCCAGCGCCGGGAGCGCGGGCGGTAG
- a CDS encoding SMP-30/gluconolactonase/LRE family protein: MKWTRLVSTWLFFAGVVTCWVSSGAATPLVVEELAHGSFTRGANGLRFDAADRLHVASFLGREIVVLDADSGDVLERVPRSSDTPDDLVFGPDGSMYWTSLLTGVVTRKAPDGSITSQVVGTSPNAIAASDDGRLFVSECLGGEVAGLYELDPQLVAPPRLITDALGAGCALNAMDFGPDGGLYGPRWFVGDVVRVDVDTAEMTVVTAGFEVPGAVKWGPDGALYVLDYGAGELWRYAPGAESLDLVASLTPGVDNLAFDSHGRLFVSHGVDSEIVEIEPDGAVRVVQPGGMVAPGGLALVPRGHGRMSLWVADSYDLTELDARTGEVLSVEQTGQGGIPLTTPQTVSADGHNLLLTSWLQNRVQVWDPRTRRLLVDLADFALPMDAVRFRGDLVVTEALTGQVVMANHHDLQQRRAVASGLVLPTGLATNGRDLWVSDWATGTIWQLARRGRWLDSPVAIAEGLIQPEGLAVDRRGHLLVVEAGTGSLLRIHRRSHRVRILVDGLDLGVSALPGLLPTWFFNGVDVDRAGRIYVSGDRGRLIYRIKRSRFGGH; encoded by the coding sequence ATGAAGTGGACACGCTTGGTTTCGACCTGGTTGTTCTTCGCGGGGGTGGTGACGTGCTGGGTGTCGTCGGGGGCGGCGACACCATTGGTGGTGGAGGAGCTGGCTCACGGGAGTTTCACCCGTGGCGCCAACGGCTTGCGATTCGATGCCGCGGATCGATTGCATGTCGCTAGCTTCCTCGGTCGGGAGATCGTCGTCCTGGACGCCGATAGCGGAGACGTGTTGGAGCGTGTACCACGCAGCTCGGACACTCCGGACGATCTGGTCTTCGGTCCCGATGGGTCGATGTACTGGACTTCTCTGCTCACCGGGGTGGTGACCCGCAAGGCCCCCGATGGTTCCATCACCTCGCAGGTGGTGGGAACGTCTCCCAACGCCATCGCTGCCTCAGACGACGGGCGACTCTTCGTTTCCGAATGCCTCGGTGGCGAGGTTGCGGGACTCTACGAGCTGGATCCGCAGCTGGTGGCTCCGCCACGGCTGATCACCGACGCCCTGGGCGCCGGCTGTGCCCTCAACGCCATGGACTTCGGACCGGACGGCGGGCTCTACGGCCCCCGCTGGTTCGTCGGAGATGTGGTGCGGGTGGACGTAGACACCGCCGAAATGACGGTGGTCACCGCGGGCTTCGAGGTTCCGGGGGCGGTGAAGTGGGGCCCCGACGGCGCTCTCTACGTGCTCGATTACGGGGCGGGAGAGCTGTGGCGCTATGCCCCCGGCGCCGAGAGCCTGGATCTCGTCGCCAGCCTTACGCCGGGCGTCGACAACCTCGCCTTCGATTCCCACGGCCGACTTTTCGTCTCCCATGGCGTCGACAGCGAGATCGTCGAGATCGAGCCCGACGGTGCTGTGCGGGTGGTCCAGCCCGGCGGCATGGTAGCCCCCGGGGGACTCGCTCTGGTGCCGCGGGGTCACGGCCGGATGAGTCTGTGGGTCGCCGACTCCTATGATCTGACGGAGCTGGATGCGCGCACCGGGGAGGTGCTCAGCGTCGAGCAGACCGGTCAGGGCGGTATCCCCCTGACCACTCCTCAGACGGTCTCCGCCGACGGCCACAACCTGCTTCTCACCTCGTGGTTGCAGAACCGAGTGCAAGTCTGGGATCCGCGCACTCGGCGTTTGTTGGTAGATCTGGCGGATTTCGCTCTGCCCATGGACGCGGTGCGCTTCCGGGGCGACTTGGTGGTCACCGAGGCCCTCACCGGCCAGGTGGTGATGGCCAACCACCACGACCTCCAGCAGCGGCGGGCGGTGGCGTCGGGACTGGTGCTGCCCACGGGGCTCGCCACCAACGGCCGGGATCTGTGGGTCTCCGATTGGGCCACCGGCACGATCTGGCAGTTGGCTCGCCGGGGCCGGTGGCTGGACTCGCCGGTGGCCATCGCCGAGGGCTTGATCCAGCCCGAGGGGCTCGCCGTGGATCGTCGCGGCCACCTGCTGGTGGTGGAGGCGGGAACCGGCAGCCTGTTGCGGATTCACCGCCGCTCCCACCGCGTCCGGATCCTCGTCGATGGTTTGGATCTCGGGGTCAGCGCCCTGCCGGGGCTGCTGCCCACGTGGTTCTTCAACGGGGTCGATGTGGACCGGGCTGGCAGGATCTACGTCAGCGGAGACCGCGGCCGTTTGATCTACCGCATCAAGCGGTCACGATTCGGTGGCCACTAG